From the Oncorhynchus nerka isolate Pitt River linkage group LG20, Oner_Uvic_2.0, whole genome shotgun sequence genome, one window contains:
- the LOC115101575 gene encoding melanocortin receptor 4-like has protein sequence MNATHQHHHGSFHLRNHSSGALPFSNQQPQAMAERFRGLPGCYEQLLISTEVFLTLGIVSLLENILVIAAIIKNKNLHSPMYFFICSLAVADMLVSVSNATETIVMAMITDGNLGIGGGMIKSMDNVFDSMICSSLLASIWSLLAIAVDRYVTIFYALRYHNIMTVRRAAAIITSIWTFCTVSGVLFIVYSESTTVLICLIIMFFSMLVLMASLYVHMFMLARLHMKRIAALPGNGPIWQAANMKGAITLTILLGVFIVCWAPFFLHLILMISCPRNPYCMCFMSHFNMYLILIMCNSVIDPLIYAFRSQEMRKTFKEIFCCWYDIASLCVSV, from the coding sequence ATGAATGCCACACACCAGCATCACCATGGATCATTCCACCTACGGAACCACAGCTCTGGAGCTCTACCTTTCAGCAATCAGCAGCCCCAGGCTATGGCGGAGAGATTCCGTGGTTTGCCTGGGTGTTACGAGCAGCTGCTCATCTCCACTGAGGTCTTCCTCACGCTGGGCATCGTCAGCCTGCTGGAGAACATCCTGGTTATTGCCGCCATCATCAAGAACAAGAATCTTCACTCTCCCATGTACTTCTTCATCTGTTCCCTGGCCGTGGCCGACATGCTGGTCAGCGTCTCCAACGCCACTGAGACCATTGTCATGGCGATGATCACTGATGGCAACTTGGGGATCGGCGGTGGCATGATCAAGAGCATGGACAACGTGTTTGACTCCATGATCTGTAGTTCCCTGCTGGCGTCTATCTGGAGCCTGCTGGCCATCGCTGTTGACCGTTACGTGACTATCTTCTACGCACTACGCTACCACAACATTATGACCGTGCGCCGGGCTGCCGCCATCATCACCAGCATCTGGACCTTCTGCACTGTGTCGGGCGTCCTCTTCATCGTCTACTCGGAGAGCACTACCGTCCTCATCTGCCTCATCATCATGTTCTTCAGCATGCTGGTGCTCATGGCCTCGTTGTACGTCCACATGTTCATGCTGGCGCGTCTGCACATGAAGAGGATCGCCGCTCTGCCGGGCAACGGCCCCATCTGGCAGGCAGCCAACATGAAGGGGGCCATCACCCTCACCATCCTcctgggggtgttcatagtgtgCTGGGCGCCCTTCTTCCTCCATCTCATCCTCATGATCTCCTGCCCCAGGAACCCCTACTGTATGTGCTTCATGTCTCACTTCAACATGTACCTCATTCTcatcatgtgtaactctgtcatCGACCCGCTAATCTACGCCTTCAGGAGCCAGGAGATGAGGAAGACCTTCAAGGAGATCTTCTGCTGCTGGTATGATAttgcctctctgtgtgtctctgtgtga